One region of Chlorobiota bacterium genomic DNA includes:
- a CDS encoding PQQ-dependent sugar dehydrogenase, giving the protein MNQNPMNLLMSIAGGLLLLVSALLLSPAQQCNAQANVSTREVITGLNTPWEIIWGPDNWIWMTERGGTISRVNPETGEREELVKINDVYQSGESGLLGMAMHPNFADSPFVYVAYTYLQQGDMYEKLVRYLYNGGTLVNAEILLRGIPANTTHDGSRIVITPDRKLFMTTGDAQNQSAPQNRNTLNGKILRLNLNGSVPFDNPFYSSTELSRFVWSTGHRNAQGLWWVNGILYSSEHGPDSDDEINIIERAGNYGWPEVKGFCDKPDEFQFCEDSINAQPIYAWTPTLGVSGIDYYASDSIPEWKYHLLATTLKEGDLRVLELSSDGKKILSQQIYFDNTFGRLRDLCIAPDGRVFVCTSNRDGRGNVRQGDDRIVEIKGSGKLSVAIAKPTTDSTRYKAGQEMTVSFSIAGNFIESNQFIVEISDAKGEFSSPRAIQTVAQNIGGSIATSVPCDLPHGNYRVRIASTSPQAVSPPSDFFPVSEKLKIMFVSAEEMIRNAETVLCEGESKTFTAIGGHSQYLWSTGSTSPKITFTKAGFYTLVAREAGGCTDTATILVTVRPKPTKPTITRNGNVMVVSAANGGYQWLLNGEPIPTATGQVYIATRKGIYSAMVFNEFGCGTPSDPIQILINSVEPTNGDQGYTLVAEQRNQEIVATLRGPEFPQTATATITAVDGRTLHSFVWPLQGSGPNHRSIPTEGMASGRYFLTVQVGHTVLTQPFVVER; this is encoded by the coding sequence GTGAACCAGAATCCGATGAACTTGTTGATGAGCATTGCCGGAGGGCTGCTCCTCCTTGTTTCTGCATTGCTACTCTCCCCCGCCCAGCAATGCAACGCCCAAGCCAACGTTTCCACCCGTGAGGTTATCACCGGGCTGAATACTCCGTGGGAGATTATTTGGGGACCCGACAACTGGATTTGGATGACCGAACGTGGCGGAACCATCAGCCGCGTGAACCCAGAGACCGGCGAGCGGGAGGAGTTGGTGAAGATCAACGACGTGTACCAAAGTGGCGAATCGGGATTGCTGGGAATGGCCATGCACCCAAATTTTGCCGACTCCCCGTTTGTCTATGTTGCCTACACCTACTTGCAGCAAGGGGATATGTACGAGAAGCTGGTCCGCTACTTGTACAACGGTGGCACGTTGGTGAATGCCGAAATTCTTCTGCGCGGAATCCCCGCCAACACCACCCACGACGGCAGCCGAATTGTTATCACCCCCGACCGAAAATTATTTATGACCACCGGCGACGCGCAAAACCAGAGCGCGCCGCAAAACCGCAACACCCTAAACGGGAAAATCCTCCGATTAAATCTGAACGGCTCCGTCCCGTTCGATAATCCATTTTATTCCAGCACCGAGCTTTCGCGGTTTGTGTGGAGCACCGGGCACCGGAACGCGCAGGGATTGTGGTGGGTAAATGGCATTCTCTATTCCAGCGAGCATGGTCCGGACAGCGACGATGAAATCAACATCATTGAACGTGCGGGAAATTACGGCTGGCCCGAGGTGAAAGGGTTCTGCGATAAACCGGACGAGTTCCAGTTTTGCGAGGACTCCATCAATGCCCAGCCGATCTACGCATGGACCCCAACGCTTGGCGTTTCCGGCATTGATTATTACGCCAGCGATTCCATCCCCGAATGGAAATATCACCTTCTGGCAACAACGTTAAAGGAAGGGGATTTGCGGGTGTTGGAGTTAAGCAGCGACGGCAAAAAAATCCTTTCGCAGCAGATTTATTTCGATAACACGTTTGGCCGTCTGCGCGATTTGTGCATCGCCCCCGATGGCCGCGTTTTTGTGTGCACCAGCAACCGCGACGGTCGCGGAAATGTGCGCCAGGGGGACGACCGCATCGTTGAAATTAAAGGGAGCGGAAAATTAAGCGTGGCCATTGCCAAGCCAACAACCGACAGCACCCGCTACAAAGCCGGGCAGGAGATGACGGTGAGTTTTAGCATCGCGGGGAATTTTATTGAGAGCAATCAATTCATCGTGGAAATTTCCGATGCCAAAGGGGAGTTCTCATCGCCGCGAGCAATTCAGACGGTGGCGCAGAATATCGGCGGAAGCATCGCCACCTCGGTCCCTTGCGACCTTCCACACGGGAATTACCGCGTCCGAATTGCCTCCACCAGCCCCCAAGCCGTAAGCCCGCCAAGCGATTTCTTCCCCGTCTCCGAAAAACTAAAAATCATGTTTGTCAGCGCCGAAGAAATGATTCGGAATGCGGAGACGGTGCTGTGCGAAGGGGAATCCAAAACATTTACCGCGATCGGAGGGCACAGCCAATATCTCTGGTCCACCGGATCAACCAGTCCAAAAATCACCTTTACAAAAGCGGGGTTTTATACGCTGGTGGCCCGCGAAGCCGGGGGCTGCACCGACACCGCCACAATCTTAGTCACCGTTCGCCCCAAGCCCACCAAGCCAACCATAACCCGCAACGGGAATGTGATGGTGGTTTCGGCAGCCAATGGCGGCTATCAGTGGCTGCTGAATGGCGAGCCGATCCCCACGGCCACCGGCCAGGTCTATATCGCCACCCGCAAAGGGATTTATTCGGCGATGGTGTTTAACGAGTTCGGGTGCGGGACCCCCTCGGACCCGATCCAGATTCTTATCAACAGCGTTGAACCAACCAACGGCGACCAGGGCTACACGCTGGTGGCCGAGCAGCGCAACCAAGAAATCGTGGCAACGCTGCGTGGCCCTGAGTTTCCGCAAACGGCCACAGCAACCATCACCGCCGTTGACGGGCGGACACTCCATTCTTTTGTTTGGCCGCTGCAAGGAAGCGGTCCGAACCACCGAAGCATTCCAACAGAGGGAATGGCCTCGGGGCGGTATTTCCTGACGGTTCAGGTAGGCCACACGGTGCTGACCCAGCCGTTTGTTGTTGAACGGTAA
- a CDS encoding M48 family metallopeptidase — protein sequence MNIYAIIILSALLVQYALDLIANVLNLRALRPELPEEFIGVYDAEAYRRSQEYTRAQTTFGFIANGFDLLLTLGFWFAGGFNYLDKIVRGWELGAVWTGVAYIGILLLAQTLISIPFSIYHTFVLEERFGFNRTTPATFASDRLKGLLLGGLIGIPALAGIIYLFDVVGPMAWLYGWGAATAFILLLQLIAPAWIMPLFMKFQPLENAELQDRLLGYAQKVNFPLANIFVTDGSRRSSKANAFFTGIGRNRRIALFDTLLENHTVPELEAVVAHEVGHYKLRHITKGMVVSVLHIGAFFLLLSAVLDNRGLFDAFFMEQTSIHAGLIFFAMLIAPLEFALGVVMKRLSCRHEFQADHYAATTTGSSAPMIEALKKLSRTTLSNLTPHPLLVVLSYDHPPMLERIRALRAIKL from the coding sequence ATGAACATCTACGCCATTATTATCCTGTCGGCACTGCTGGTCCAGTATGCTTTGGACCTGATTGCCAACGTGCTGAATCTGCGGGCGTTGCGCCCAGAGTTGCCAGAAGAATTTATCGGGGTCTATGATGCCGAGGCCTATCGCCGATCGCAAGAATACACCCGTGCGCAAACCACGTTTGGGTTTATCGCCAACGGGTTCGATCTGCTGCTGACGCTCGGCTTCTGGTTTGCCGGGGGGTTCAATTATCTGGACAAGATTGTGCGTGGCTGGGAGCTTGGAGCCGTTTGGACCGGCGTGGCCTACATCGGGATACTGCTGTTGGCGCAGACCCTTATCTCGATCCCCTTCTCCATCTACCACACGTTTGTTCTGGAGGAACGGTTTGGCTTCAACCGCACCACCCCCGCCACCTTCGCCAGCGACCGCCTGAAGGGATTGCTGCTTGGCGGGCTGATAGGAATCCCAGCATTGGCCGGGATTATCTACCTGTTCGATGTTGTGGGACCAATGGCTTGGCTGTACGGCTGGGGGGCGGCAACGGCGTTTATCCTGCTGCTGCAACTGATTGCCCCGGCATGGATTATGCCGCTGTTTATGAAGTTCCAACCGTTGGAGAATGCGGAGCTACAGGACCGGCTGCTGGGCTATGCCCAAAAGGTCAATTTCCCATTGGCGAACATCTTCGTCACCGATGGATCCCGCCGCTCCAGCAAAGCCAACGCATTCTTCACCGGAATCGGGCGGAACCGCCGCATCGCGTTGTTCGACACCTTGCTGGAGAACCACACCGTGCCGGAGCTTGAAGCAGTGGTTGCCCACGAAGTTGGCCACTACAAGCTGCGCCACATCACCAAAGGGATGGTGGTAAGCGTGCTTCATATCGGGGCGTTCTTCTTGCTCCTTTCGGCGGTGCTGGATAACCGCGGGCTGTTCGACGCATTCTTCATGGAGCAGACCTCGATCCACGCCGGGTTGATCTTTTTTGCGATGCTGATTGCCCCGCTAGAGTTCGCCCTGGGGGTTGTGATGAAACGGCTATCCTGCCGCCACGAATTCCAAGCCGACCACTACGCCGCAACCACCACCGGAAGCAGTGCGCCGATGATCGAGGCACTGAAAAAACTTAGCCGCACAACGCTCAGCAACCTAACGCCCCACCCGCTGCTGGTGGTGCTTTCCTACGACCACCCCCCAATGCTGGAACGGATTCGGGCACTGCGGGCAATCAAGCTGTAA
- a CDS encoding OmpA family protein, which produces MTHRFLRFFLPLLLLGAMASTAVGQQEGSGAKTPEQKLAEQRLQPRIGLFGNLGLNIHSSQFFGIPGTPNCMALDDVGFTGGTGMGYAAGLTFELPFDEQFRLIARAGLYSLAATQTADAHIGPIVVGNDTASGISQYSLDATLGMLGGELLLGWRPIQDMPLTVRLGPEIGVFMTKEFAQQEQLISPSSATFIGENGQNTRVRNPVSGELANTGLRVAGVIGADYELPLNKAETFILAPEIGFSFGFTNVTSDLDWKIHQLRGGAALKYAFPVTEPPPPPPPPPPPPPPPPPPPPPPEPVLAAQLVAVGQSADGTERPGVTIRVEEFINTQTSSLLNYIFFDDNSAQIPPRYRQYSGEAGTQFRTDQLNGQGTIEVYYQMLNILGHRMRQSPGSKITLTGTNSNTGAEAGNTALSKSRAEAVKAYLASNWGIEPSRIEVAARNLPALPSSPADPDGIAENRRVEISSRTLSLLDPVTVSDTLRTADPPKVLLRPLVKAESGARQWEATISQGGRRLKEFSGTGTPPEELQWEITGIQEQAPVDPTPLVTRFQITDTRGKKAMAEAELPVEQITIQKKREEKQGDMAFERFNLITFDYDKATLNETSKKVARTIKERITPESQVEITGYTDRLGDEAHNLQLSQDRAVNTAKELGVPTENARGVGETTSLFNNDLPEGRFFSRTVDVVVKTPVKN; this is translated from the coding sequence ATGACGCATCGCTTCCTCCGGTTTTTTCTTCCTCTCCTCTTGCTTGGCGCGATGGCTTCCACTGCCGTTGGCCAGCAGGAAGGGAGCGGGGCAAAAACACCGGAACAAAAATTGGCCGAACAACGGCTTCAACCACGCATCGGGTTGTTCGGGAACTTGGGGTTGAATATCCACAGCAGTCAGTTTTTTGGCATCCCAGGCACGCCAAACTGCATGGCACTGGACGACGTTGGATTCACCGGCGGAACCGGAATGGGATATGCCGCAGGGCTGACCTTCGAACTCCCCTTCGATGAACAATTCCGGCTGATTGCCCGCGCCGGACTTTACTCCCTTGCCGCAACCCAAACCGCCGATGCCCACATCGGCCCGATTGTGGTGGGGAACGACACCGCCAGCGGCATCAGCCAGTACAGCCTTGATGCCACACTTGGAATGCTTGGCGGCGAACTTCTGCTGGGATGGAGGCCAATCCAAGATATGCCCCTGACCGTGCGGCTTGGTCCAGAAATCGGCGTTTTTATGACGAAGGAATTCGCCCAGCAGGAGCAACTCATCTCCCCTTCTTCCGCCACCTTTATCGGCGAGAATGGCCAGAATACCCGCGTCAGGAACCCCGTCAGCGGCGAACTTGCCAACACTGGGCTGCGCGTGGCGGGGGTGATCGGTGCCGACTATGAACTGCCGCTGAACAAGGCCGAGACGTTCATCCTTGCTCCAGAAATCGGCTTCTCCTTTGGCTTCACCAACGTCACAAGCGACCTTGATTGGAAGATCCACCAACTGCGCGGCGGCGCGGCGTTGAAATATGCCTTCCCGGTGACGGAACCTCCGCCACCGCCCCCCCCTCCACCGCCGCCACCGCCGCCACCACCGCCGCCGCCGCCACCACCCGAACCGGTGCTGGCAGCCCAGCTTGTTGCCGTTGGCCAAAGTGCCGACGGAACCGAACGCCCGGGGGTGACAATCCGCGTGGAGGAGTTCATCAACACGCAAACAAGCTCGTTGCTGAATTACATTTTCTTTGACGATAACTCGGCTCAGATACCCCCCCGCTACCGCCAATACAGCGGCGAGGCTGGCACGCAGTTCCGGACCGACCAATTGAACGGGCAGGGGACGATTGAGGTGTACTACCAGATGCTGAACATCCTGGGCCACCGGATGCGGCAATCGCCAGGGTCCAAAATCACCCTGACCGGAACCAACTCCAACACCGGGGCCGAGGCCGGAAACACCGCGCTCTCGAAATCCCGCGCCGAAGCGGTGAAAGCCTATCTGGCCTCCAATTGGGGAATTGAACCCAGCCGGATCGAGGTGGCGGCGCGGAATCTTCCGGCGCTTCCATCCAGCCCGGCGGACCCGGACGGCATTGCGGAAAACCGCCGCGTGGAGATTTCCAGCCGAACCCTTAGCCTGCTGGACCCGGTCACCGTCAGCGACACGCTCCGCACCGCCGACCCGCCAAAGGTGCTGCTCCGCCCGCTGGTGAAAGCGGAATCGGGGGCGCGCCAGTGGGAAGCCACCATCAGCCAGGGGGGGCGGAGGCTGAAGGAGTTCAGCGGGACCGGAACGCCGCCGGAGGAGTTGCAATGGGAGATCACCGGAATCCAGGAACAAGCGCCGGTTGACCCCACGCCGCTGGTGACCCGATTCCAGATCACCGACACGCGCGGCAAAAAAGCAATGGCCGAAGCAGAGCTGCCGGTGGAGCAGATCACCATCCAGAAAAAGCGGGAGGAGAAGCAGGGGGATATGGCGTTCGAGCGGTTCAATCTTATCACCTTCGATTATGACAAGGCGACGCTGAACGAGACCAGCAAGAAGGTTGCCCGCACCATCAAGGAGCGGATCACGCCGGAATCGCAGGTGGAGATCACCGGATACACCGACCGCTTGGGGGATGAGGCCCACAACCTGCAGCTGTCGCAGGACCGCGCCGTGAACACCGCCAAGGAGTTGGGCGTGCCAACCGAAAACGCACGGGGCGTTGGGGAAACCACATCGCTGTTCAACAACGACCTTCCCGAAGGCCGATTCTTCAGCCGCACCGTTGACGTGGTGGTGAAAACGCCGGTGAAGAATTAA